In Salmo salar chromosome ssa14, Ssal_v3.1, whole genome shotgun sequence, the sequence tcaagttttcataacaatcggaaatcggtatttttggacgccgatttggcctattttattatttttttttattattattattgtgtgtgtgtgtgtgtgtgtgtgtatatatatgtatatatatgtgtatatatatatgtgtatatatatacacaagtgaccttttatttaactaggcaagtcagttaagaacacattcttattttcaatgacggcctaggaacggtgggttaactgtcttgttcaggggcagaacgacagatttttaccttgtcagcttggggatacaatcttgcaaccttccggttaactagtccaacgctctaagcacctgctttacattgcactccacgagaagCCTGTCTGtcacgcgaatgcagtaagaagacaaggtaagttgctagctagcattaaacttatcttataaaaaacaatcaatcaatcataatcactagttaactacacatggttgatgatattactagtttatctagcctgtcctgcgttgcatataatcgcttaggtacacgttgcacCAACCACAAacctcaatgcctttcttaaaatcaatacacaagtatatatttttaaacctgcatatttagttaatattgcctgctaacatgaatttcttttaactagggaaaatgtgtcacctctgcaacagtcagggtatatgcagcagtttgggccgcctggctcgttgcgaactgtgtgaatactatttcttcctaacaaagacagccaacttcgccaaacgggggatgatttaacaaaagcgcatttgcgaaaaaagcacaatcgttgcacgactgtacctaaccataaacatcaatgcctttcttaaaatcgatacacagaagtgtatatatatttaaacctgcatatttagctaaaagaaatccaggttagcaggcaatattaaccaggtgaaattgtcattttgcattcattgcacgcagagtcggtatatgcaacagtttgggccgcctggctcgttacgagctaatttgccagaattttacgtaattatgacataacattgaaggttgtgcaatgtaacaggaatatttagacttagggatgccacccgttagataaaatacggaacggttctgtatttcactgacaggaaaaacgttttttttcgagatgatcgtttccggattcgaccatattaatcaaatcaaatttcaaatcaaatttattttgatatagcccttcgtacatcagctgatatctcaaagtgctgtacagaaacccagcctaaaaccccaaacagcaagcaaagcatgtgaaagaatcacggtggctaggaaaaactccctaggaaaaactccctagaaaggccaaaaacctaggaagaaacctagagaggaaccaggctgaggggtggcctaaggctcgtatttctgtgtgttattatgttataattaagtctatgatttgatagagcagtctgactgagcgatggtaggcagcagcaggctcgtaagcgttcattcaaacagcactttcgcgcgttttgccagcagccattcgcaatgcattgcgttgtttatgacttcaagcccatcaacccccaagattaggctggtgtaaccgatgtgaaatggctagccagttagccgggtgcgcgctaatagcgtttcaaacgtcactcgctctgagacttggagtagttgttccccttgctctgcatgggtaacgctgcttcgagggtggctgttgtcgatgtgtttctggttcaagcccaggtaggagcgaggagagggacggaagctatactgttacactggcaatactaatgtGCCTatgagaacatccaatagtcaaaggtatatgaaatacaaatcgtatagagtgAAAtactcctataataactacaacctaaaacttcttacctgggaatattgaagactcatgttaaaaggaaccaccagctttcatatgttctgagcaaggaacttaaacgttagcctttttacatggcacatattgcacttttactttcatctccaacactttgtttttgcattatttaaaccaaattgaacatgtttcattatttatttgaggctaaattgattttattgatgtataaaTATGtgtttattcagtattgttgtaattgtcatttattataaataaatatTTGCCTATTTTTAAATTGGTATcggttttttttggtcctccaataatcggtatcggcgttgaaaaatcataatcggtcgacctctaccgtGGTCAGACATGTCCTTGTTGTAATTTGACATGTGTCTAAGAGAAAGCAGGGGGGATTCAGAGGGAAATAGACAGACTAGTTTACGCTGCATGGACAGGGATGAACctgcaatatacagtatatagcacAAGGTTGACAGGCAGGACAAGTCTTAGACATTCACAGGGCATTCAGTGAAACTCTAACTCACTGTCACTGCTAAGAGGGACTCACAGCTGGTAAGCATAGAGCGTTCACCTGTTCCTTTAGCCTTCTGGACTCTGGTTGAGCATGTGGACATCTGACTTAGTTGTAGAAAATAAATGGCTGCTCAGTGACATTTTGAAGGTGTGAGATTTACTGAAGCGCTTATAAACTATTATTAAATGGTTTGTTGACTGTTAGTAAACTGTCAGACATTGTATATTTTGGGCATATTAACACATAAATAATGTTACAGGCCTCTAAATATGTTGTTTACAGGCTGCTGTTGCAATAGGCCTGACGGAAACACAGATTCTGTCATTAAATGGAATGGTACTATTGTATGTTGTAGTGCTAATGGTCTGCTCATTTCctgattctgtgtgtgttttcttcctCAGGACTTTTATGAATACCGGTAAGCAACAGAAGCCAGTGCTAACAGGCCAGCGGTTCAAGACCAGGAAAAGGGGTGAGTTGAGTTACAGCCACAGACAGCTGTCAACGCCCAATGTCAATGCCTAATGTTtaccacatacagtatgttgtcaAGACAACATGCATGGTGTGAAATTGCAATACCAATATGTTGTCAAGACAGCAGACAGTGTTACGTTGCAGTACCAAATAATTGAACCCATTTCTTAAATCAACTGCCTCTTTAAGACTGTGTGAGATGtcttgattatcttttgagtCTCACAACCTCCAGAGTGTCAATGCACACTTTTAGCTTAGATTTCTCCTATTAAGATCTGCTTCTTAGTAAGGGACCAGCAAAGGTTTAGCAGGGTTCTCCtgttctcttctgtcctctccacACATAAACAGACTATAAATACTCTTTGCTTCTAGGGTTCTGTTTCATCTCTCTCTTGCAGCAATGGATTGTTGTGGCTTGACATTCCCTCTTACACAACACCTACTGCGATCCAGGCTGGCTCCCAGTCAATAAGATGTTCAAGTTCCTAGAATGTCAGCTCTTGTTTGTGCTCTCTTGGCAACTCCCAGACATgaccgcacaaacagatctgggaccaggctatagctGAACTTCCTGCCAGTCCAGAAGCAGTGGGTGTCGACGattttatatactgctcaaaaaaataaagggaacacttaaacaacacaatgtaactccaagtcaatcacacttctgtgaaatcaaactgttcgcttaggaagcaacactgattgacaataaatttcacatgctgttgtgcaaatggaatagacaacaggtggaaattataggcaattagcaagacacccccaataaaggagtggttctgcaggtggtgaccagagaccacttctcagttcctatgcttcctggctgatgttttggtcacttttgaatgctggcggtgctttcactctagtggtagcatgagacggagtctacaacccacacaagtggctcaggtagtgcagctcatccaggatggcacatcaatgcgagctgtggcaagaaggtttgctgtgtctgtcagcgtagtgtccagagcatggaggcgctaccaggagacaggccagtacatcaggagacgtggaggaggccgtaggagggcaacaacccagcagcaggaccgctacctccgcctttgtgcaaggaggagcaggagaaacactgccagagccctgcaaaatgacctccagcaggccacaaatgtgcatgtgtctgctcaaacggtcagaaacagactccatgagggtggtatgagggccccacgtccacaggtgggggttgtgcttacagcccaacaccgtgcaggacgtttggcatttgccagagaacaccaagattggcaaattcgccactggcgccctgtgctcttcacagatgaaagcaggttcacactgagcacgtgacagacgtgacagagtctggagacgccgtggagaacgttctgctgcctctaacatcctccagcatgaccggtttggcggtgggtcagtcatggtgtggggtggcatttctttggggggccgcacagccctccatgtgctcgccagaggtagcctgactgccattaggtaccgagatgagatcctcagaccccttgtgagaccatatgctggtgcggttggccctgggttcctcctaatgcaagacaatgctagacctcatgtggctggagtgtgtcagcagttcctgcaagaggaaggcattgatgctatggactggcccgcccgttccccagacctgaatccaattgagcacatctgggacatcatgtctcgctccatccaccaacgccacgttgcaccacagactatccaggagttggcggatgctttagtccaggtctgggaggagatccctcaggagaccatccgccacctcatcaggagcatgcccaggcattgtagggaggtcatacaggcacgtggaggccacacacactactgagcctcattttgacttgttttaaggacattacatcaaagttggatcagcctgtagtgtggttttccactttaattttgagtgtgactccaaatacagacctccatgggttgataaattggatttccattgattatttttgtgtgatttttgttgtcagcacattcaactatgtaaagaaaaaaatatttaataagattatttctttcattcagatctaggatgtgttgtttaagtgttccctttatttttttgagctgtgtgtgtgtatgtatgtatgtgtatatgtgtatatatatatataacattactCACAGAATAGAAGAACGTAAAGGGACATTGGGTTCATACTCCGTGGGGCACCGTGTTGATTCTCCTGAGCCGTGTGTTGATACCCAGTGATCTGTTAATGAAGGGGATATCGTTTGGACACTGTTCTTTGTGAAAAACACAGAGGATTAATCGGAGAGGCTAACGCTCCCCCAGGCTAAGTAGTCCCTTGTCCTCATCACATCTTGGCTGGGGAACTGATGTCTTATTTGGCCCGACAAGTTTTCTGAGCACATTTtaattttatttgtattgttaGAGATTGTGAAAATAAGCTTCAGGTGATTTTTAATTTAGGAAAATCTGTATACAAATATAAAcaaggtttgaagtgattgttttaGTGAAATATATCTGTTtaggcttcttgcagtcaatttgcattCTACCAATTTATTTGTAATTATTGTTTCGGCcacctgaccatccgctcaagaaagaaAATCAGCCTGcaggtgaatctagttgataatcccTGGCATAAGGTATCTACTGTATTATGCATGGTTTACCATACCTCACTTTCTGATGTTAACTGTGTTAAGGTTTAACACACATTAGTGTACATGCAACAAGGATGTTCTCCTCTGCTCTTTCTTCCCCACCCAGATGAAAAGGAGAAGTTTGAGCCCACAGTTTTTAGAGACACAATTATTCTGGGCCTCAACGAAGCAGGGGGGGACCTCGATGCTGTAGCCAAGTTCCTGGACGTTACCGGGTCCCGACTCGACTACCGTCGCTATGCCGACACTCTCTTCGACATCCTCATTGCCGGGAGCATGCTCGGTGAGTGGATTGCGCCGAATTTAGCAGGCAGCCCGACTGGGACTCAAATCCAGGTCCCAGGACTGTCAGTCAATAATCTTAGCCATTACACCAAGAGGTCTGCCCCGCTTGATGAGGTTGCTAGGAGTTGTACTAAGGTAGCTATAGTATCATGGTCATCTGCACCTGGTTTCAGCTCATTGCTCAGTAATGGGACATCCTGGTCCCTTCGTATCAGTGTTCACACTAGGGCACCAAGCATGACCATGTCCACTCAGGCAAGGACAAACAGATCACTGCTGGCTTTGATAATGGGAAATGACCCTGGTAATCTGACAAAGACATCCTGGTCTATCAGAGAACCGAATACACTGTTCCTTCTTCTGTATGTGTCAGTGGACTGCTCATTGAGCTGTATTCACTTGTTCTAACTCCCAAGTTTTCCTCCCTAATAGATGAGGGTACTTGAACACAGTTTTTTGTATTTGTGGACATATTTGTATTCAGTGAGGTGGGGGATGGGACATTGATTAATATGCTGAACCCTTTGTCCTGTTAACTGGTGGTCCGTGTGACCCTGCAGACCTAAGCTGGTAGATTTACCCTATAATCACGGTCTTTCTCCCCACACACATTGTTTACATGGCATGGAGTTCTCAGAGTGTCTTTGACCAACCTCACAAACACATGCTCATTCACATCCTGCCGTGTGTGATCTTTGTagaattaattgaatttacagtctctgtctccgtctcacacacacacacacacacacaggatggggCCTGTGTCAGTCTCTGCATACTGCATGTCAAGCCCATTAACGATAACAGGTTTACCCTGCTCCTATAATAAGCGCCTGGCAGTGtcaggggagagacagagcagcTCAGATGGAAACCAAGGATACATGGTCCTCTACATGAAAGGAACCAGCCTCTCAGGGAACCACATTAGCCTTTAGTAGCATGAAGGCTAGGTACCTGGTTCATGCAGGCACACTATTAATAGTATGTGCTACACTGGAGGTATGATATTTGCATGAATACATACAGTAAGTgatgttttaaaaataaaatacaccacagTCCTATGAAGCAGTTATGAAGTCAACAGGGATAGTAAACATTAGATCCAGATGTAACAGGTTGCAGTTTGGGATCTAAGACTTCAGATAGTGTAGTGAGTAGTTAAGGCCTCATATACATCCTCATTTATCCCAAACAGGATACAACAATGGATCATCCTATGTCAACAGCCACCTCAGGTGGAACAGATAAATGGAGATGTTAGTAAATAGCTGATTGACTAGGTGGaaacaaagctctctctctctctctctctctctctctctctccctctctctctctccttcctgtgaATGGATAGTGTCTCCCTTTAGGGTAGTGAAGgatgtagtaatgttgtgtaaTCCAGTTACTGTGTGATTACTAATTACTGTACATCAGGGTCTGATCTCTCTCATCCTTATGCTCCACAACTTCTTGTTACATCAATCAGTCATGGACATAGAGTAGATGGGTAGGTCTCTCTCTGATTATTCTACAGTTATAGCTGACAGCTAGCAGCATGGGTATGTCCTTCCTAACAGGGCTAAACCTTTAACCCTTGACCTCGATGACTTGCCATGTCTTTCTGTCCGTCTGTCTATGTCCGTCCGCCGTTCTGTCCGTCTGTCTTTTCTTTCTAATCGCTTTATGGCTGAGCTGGATAGATGGTCATTGAAGTGGTGTGTTGACCTTTATGGCACAAGGGTCACTACCCTCATCGGCTGTGCTGGTTCTGCCCCCTCACTACAATCGTAATGTAAATAACTGTCTCTCAGCTCCCGGCGGGACGCGCATTGACGAGGGGGACAAGACCAAGGTGACAGAACACTGTGTGTTTACCACCAAGGAGAACCATGCCAACCTCCGCCACTATGCTCAggttggtacacacacacacacacacacaatgaaatacagcagcctctaaggtgcatggtagagtaaccgggtggtagtcgactagtgacagtgactaagtttagAGTAGTGGGTGGAGGCAGGCTAGTGATGGCCATTTAACAGTCCGATTGCCTTGAGatggaatctgtttttcagtctctgtcccagctttgatgcacctgtactgaccttccTTTCTGGACGATAGTGGGGGGAACATGCCATGGCTATTCATGAATGCGCGAGCACACATACATACTCTCTCTGTTTTACCATTGACTGTGGTAGAAGGGAATGTCGGAGGGAGACACCCGCAGTGAAGTGGTATTAGATCTGCTAATACCCACCAATCTCCTGGGAGTATCCAGTGTGTCCACGACGACATCATTTTTATATAATCCTCCTGGATTAAAGTCACTGCACTCCTTCAcgatctgtttgtctctctctgtcccagctctgtgtctgtcacTGAATCTCATGTccctctgtttgtctgtgtgtttctgtaggTTTTTAACAAGCTTATCAGGAGGTACAAGTACCTGCAGAATGCCTTCGAGGAGGAAATCAAAAAGGTAAAGTATTCATAGGAAACAGGCTCGTATGAAGTCACTACAGCAGTTCTACTTCAGTTTTGGATTATCCTATGTACTTGTGATTAGACTTTATATCTTCAGCTGTGTAGATATTTTTTTATCCTATTGTCTTTAGTTTACATAATTTCCTGTCCTGATGTTAAATCCCGTAGCTTCTGCTGTTCCTGAAGGCATTCAGCGAATCAGAGCAGACCAAGCTCGCTATGTTGACTGGTATCCTATTGGCTAACGGCACTCTGCCCCCACCCATCCTCACCAGCCTCTTCAGTGACAATGTTGTCAaggaaggtgtgtgtggggggggggttcctaGAGGCATATATTTATATCTCTGGCTTTCTTCCAAGTTGCTCTCTTACTCATGTCTGTTATTGGTATCTTGCAGGTATCTCTGCATCCTTTGCGGTGAAGATGTTCAAGGCATGGATATCTGAGAAAGATGCCAATGCAGTCACCTCAGCCCTGAGGAAGGCTAACCTGGATAAGAAACTCCTGGTAAGAAACACTttttaggcaggtagcctagagc encodes:
- the LOC106570320 gene encoding basic leucine zipper and W2 domain-containing protein 2; protein product: MNTGKQQKPVLTGQRFKTRKRDEKEKFEPTVFRDTIILGLNEAGGDLDAVAKFLDVTGSRLDYRRYADTLFDILIAGSMLAPGGTRIDEGDKTKVTEHCVFTTKENHANLRHYAQVFNKLIRRYKYLQNAFEEEIKKLLLFLKAFSESEQTKLAMLTGILLANGTLPPPILTSLFSDNVVKEGISASFAVKMFKAWISEKDANAVTSALRKANLDKKLLELFPANKQNMEHFSKYFNEVGLKELSDFMRVQQSQGTRKELQKELQERLSQDCPIREMVVYVKEEMKRSDLQEQAVIGLLWNILMNAVEWNKKEELVTEQALKHLKHYAPLLAAFSTQGQSELVLLLRIQEYCYDNIHFMKSFSRIVVLFYKADVLSEEAILRWYKDTHTTKGKGVFVEQMKKFVEWLQNAEEESESEGEED